The genome window ATACCCTGCCAGACGAGCCCGAGGAGCAGGTACGCACCGATGGAGAGCCAGAGGAGCGGGAAGAGGCCGCCCCGGCCTGCGACAGCGCCGCCGAGCACGGGCGCGACGAAGCCCCCCAGGCCGCTGACCGCCGAGAAGGCCGCCAGGTAGACGGGGCGGTCGGCCCGCGGGGCGATTCCGAGGTTGACGTTGAAGATGACGAGGCTCTGCAGGGCGCCGATCACCCCTTGCAGGACGGAGATCAGGTAGAGGAGCAGCACGCTGTCCGGGCCCACGGCGAACCAGCAGGCCGCCGGGACGATGCTGAGCCACGGCAGCAGCCCCAGCACGGTCTCCTCGCCGGCGCGGTCCACGAGCCGGCCGAGGCCCAGGTGGGCGGCGATGGCCGTGGCCGTCCCCACGGCCGAGAGCTGCGTGACGAGGCCGTAGTTCAGGTGGAGAACCCTGAGCATCTGCACGGTGTAGAAGGGGCTGACCATCGCGCCGGCCATGCTGAGGCCGGAGGTGAAGAGCACCGCCGCGAGGAAGGGGCGGGACCGGAACGGCAGGGCCAGGTGGCGCCAGGGGTTCCCGGGATCCCGCCGGATGTACGGTGGCTCGGGCTGCACCAGGAACGCGCCGACGTTCAGCAGGCCGGCGCCGAGGGCCACCAGGTAGAGGGTCCGGAAGCCGGACGGGCCGGGGTGCGCGTCCAGGTAGCGGCCGGCCCAGAGCACCGTCGCCATGGTGGCCACCTGCACCACAGCGTTGCGCAGGCCGAAGTACCGGCCCCGCAGGTCGGGGGCGACGGTGTCGGCCATGATCGACTGCCACGCCGGGCCGGCCAGCGAGATGCCCAGGTTGGCTGCGAAGTAGACGGCGAGGTAGGCCCACACCTGCGCACCGGAAGGCAGCAGTAGGGGGATAAAGCCCGCCAGCGCCCAGAGGGTGCGGTGGAAGAAGGCCATCCCCACCATGAAGGGTTTGCGCCGGGGAAGATGCGTGAGCACGTAGGCGGCGAACAGGGTGGAGAGGCTGGTCAGCGGCCCCAGGGCGTTCAGGAGGCCGATCTGGCCGTTGGTGGCGCCCATGTCCAGCAGAAACGCCGTGAGCAGGTTGCCGCCGATCGCGCCGGAGAAGACCGCGAACAGCGCCCCCTCGGCGACGGCGGCCTGCATGGCGAGCCGGGTCTGTGCGGGGGTGAGACCCGCCTGTGCGGGGGTGGTTCTGCCGCGCTCCGGCGTGTTACCGGCCTGTGCGGGCCCGGAGCCCGACGGTCCGGACGCGGCGCCGCAACCTGCTTGGGCGGCAACGGCCCGCGCTGGGGCGGCTTTGGCCTGCGCTGCGGTAGTGTCCACCAGCGTTGAGGAGGTGTCTCTGCGAGTCGGCGCGGGGTTGGAATCCGCTGCTGCGCCATCCGCCTGCGTCGGGACGGCGTCGGAATCCGCTGCTGCGCCGTCCGCCTGCGTCGGGGAGGCGTCTGTCTGCGTCGGGACGGCGTCGGAATCCGCTGGTGCGGCGTCGGTCGGGGACGGGCGGCTTGGGTTCGGCACGTTGCGAGGCCTCCCGGACTGTGGCGATAAGACCTTCTTCCACCGATCGCGGGAATTTCCTCCTCAACACCACTGTATAGTGGAGAATTCCTCTACTCCGTGCGACAAGGAAGCCCGCGGGCGTCGGGCCCGCGGGCGCACGGTCAGGGTCACTGCCTTCCCCTGGCGTCGAGCATCTGCATCTTCAGCTTCCAGAGCGGCTCCGAGAGGTCCACCTTGTAGTCCGCCGGGTTGGTGAGCCGCTGGATCTCCTCGTAGAAACGCTCCCGCTGGGTGTTGACCCGCGCCCGGGCGGCCGCTGTCACCTCGGCCGGGCTCTGTTCGGGCAGCGCCCGCTTGCCGCCGCGGACGTAGGTCACCAGCAGGTTCTCCACCGTGAAGTTGCGCAGGCAGGTGCGCTTCCAGGTGTGGACCGGGTCGAAGATCAGGAACGGCTCGTCGGGCTTGGGAAGGGGCTCGTCCGGCAGCATCAGCAGGTCGGCCAGGTAGTAGCCGGTCTCCCGGCTGCGGAAGCGGATCAGCTGCTTCGGCCCGCCGGGATGGGTGACCTTCTCGGGGTTCTCCGAGACCTTGATGCGGGGCGACCAGGTGCCGTTCTCCTCGACGGCCGCCAGCTTGTAGACGCCGCCCAGGGCGGGCTGGTCCGCGGCGACCACCATGTTGGTCCCCACGCCCCACATGTCGATGGG of Symbiobacterium terraclitae contains these proteins:
- a CDS encoding MFS transporter; this encodes MQAAVAEGALFAVFSGAIGGNLLTAFLLDMGATNGQIGLLNALGPLTSLSTLFAAYVLTHLPRRKPFMVGMAFFHRTLWALAGFIPLLLPSGAQVWAYLAVYFAANLGISLAGPAWQSIMADTVAPDLRGRYFGLRNAVVQVATMATVLWAGRYLDAHPGPSGFRTLYLVALGAGLLNVGAFLVQPEPPYIRRDPGNPWRHLALPFRSRPFLAAVLFTSGLSMAGAMVSPFYTVQMLRVLHLNYGLVTQLSAVGTATAIAAHLGLGRLVDRAGEETVLGLLPWLSIVPAACWFAVGPDSVLLLYLISVLQGVIGALQSLVIFNVNLGIAPRADRPVYLAAFSAVSGLGGFVAPVLGGAVAGRGGLFPLLWLSIGAYLLLGLVWQGIVRPRVREAMQAGKA